TAGCACCATCTTTTTTCTCTTTTACTTCATCACTCTTTTTACTTACTTTTTCTTTTATCTCATCTTTTTTAGATTTTGTTTTAGCTTTTGTGTTATCTATCTTTGTAGTGCCTGATACTGATATATCTGATTTTAAATTTTCAAATGTCTTATCGCCTATACCATTTACATTTTTTATATCTTCTATTGAGTTAAATTTATTTGCTTTTCTATACTCTATTATTGCATCTGCCTTTGAAGATCCTATGCCATCTAAACTCATTAACTCTTCTTTTGTGGCGGTGTTTAAATTTATGGCTGCTAGTAATGTAGAAGCTGCTACTAATAGTGAGAATACAATCTTTTTCATTTTTGTCCTTTTTGGGTAAATTTGGGTTTGGAGTCTATCATATTTGGTATTTTTAGTCAACACTCGCATAAAAACATAAGCTAAAAGATATTTATAAATGTAAAGATAAAAAGTCTAATTATTTAAAAATATAAATAAATTTTAGATTTGATATTTTGTTATAAATTAAGAAATAATATTAAAAGAAGATTGTTTAGATAAAGAAGATTAAAAATTAACAAAGCCCGCAACGACCTACTTTTCCAACATCCCAGTAAGGGAGAGTATCATCAGCCAGGACGAGCTTAGCTTCTTGGTTCGAGATGGAGCAAGGCGTTTCCTCGTCTGTATAGTCACGGGCAGTGTTAAATAAAAGATATATTAGATAAATCTCTTATTTAACACTACGTGTAAAGTTAAAAGTCATAAACAAAGTTTTATAAAAACATATCTTATTAAGTTTTTATCCTTAACAAGGAAGTGATGCTTATTAAAAGATAAGCAGACGAGCTATTAGTACTGGTCAGCTAAAGGACTTTCATCCATTACACACCCAGCCTATCAAACACATAGTCTATATGAGCTCTTAAAAGAAGATTCATCTTGGAGTTGGCTTCCTGCTTAGATGCTTTCAGCAGTTATCACATCCCAACATAGCTACCGAGCGGTGCTCTTGGCAGAACAACTCGTACACCAGTGGTTGGTTCGACCCGGTCCTCTCGTACTAGGGTCAACTCTCCTCAATCTTCTTACGCCCACGGCAGATAGGGACCGAACTGTCTCACGACGTTCTGAACCCAGCTCGCGTACCGCTTTAAATGGCGAACAGCCATACCCTTGGGACCTGCTCCAGCCCCAGGATGCGATGAGCCGACATCGAGGTGCCAAACCTCCCCGTCGATGTGAGCTCTTGGGGGAGATCAGCCTGTTATCCCCGGGGTACCTTTTATCCTTTGAGCGATGGCCCTTCCACACAGAACCACCGGATCACTAAGACCGACTTTCGTCTCTGCTTGACGTGTATGTCTCGCAGTTAAGCTGGCTTATGCCTTTATACTCTACGAACGATTTCCAACCGTTCTGAGCCAACCTTTGTAAGCCTCCGTTACATTTTGGGAGGCGACCGCCCCAGTCAAACTACCCACCAGACATTGTCCTACTTGAGGATAACTCAAGCTAGTTAGCTATCAGAATAAAAAAGAGTGGTATCTCAACAATGGCTCACCATAAACTGGCGTCTATGGATCAAAGCCTCCCACCTATCCTGCACATTTTTATCCCAATAGCAGTGTCAAGCTGTAGTAAAGGTCCACGGGGTCTTTCCGTCTTGCCGCGGGTAGGAGGAATTTTCACCTCCACTACAATTTCACTGGATCCCTCTTCGAGACAGCTCCCATCTCGTTACGCCATTCATGCAGGTCGATATTTAATCGACAAGGAATTTCGCTACCTTAGGACCGTTATAGTTACGGCCGCCGTTTACTCGGGCTTCGATCAAACGCTTCGCAGAGCTAACGTCATCAATTAACCTTCGAGCACCGGGCAGGCGTCACACCCTATACATCCTCTTACGAGTTAGCAGAGTGCTGTGTTTTTGGTAAACAGTCGGGAGGGACTCTTTGTTGTAACCTTCAATGCTTACGGAGTAAATCCTTCACAAAGTTAGGCACACCTTATACCGAAGATACGGTGCTATTTTGCAGAGTTCCTTGAAGAGAGTTCTTCCACGCGCCTTAGAATACTCATCCCACCCACCTGTGTCGGTTTACGGTACGGGCAACTATAACTAAACTTAGAAACTTTTCTTGGCTCGACAGTATCGGCAATTCGCTATCCATTCCGAAGAACTTCAAACGCCTGTGGGGTCTCGGCTTAAAAAGATCCGGATTTGCCTGGATCTTAACCTACACCTTTCGACTAGCACTACCATCCGCTAGCTTGCTTAACTCTAAGCGTCCTTCCATCGCACATTATAGTTGGCATTGGAATATTAACCAATTTTCCATCGCATACCCCTTTCGGACTTTGCTTAGGACCCGGCTAACCCTACGATGACGAGCATCGCGTAGGAAACCTTGGGTTTACGG
The sequence above is drawn from the Campylobacter concisus genome and encodes:
- a CDS encoding helix-hairpin-helix domain-containing protein is translated as MKKIVFSLLVAASTLLAAINLNTATKEELMSLDGIGSSKADAIIEYRKANKFNSIEDIKNVNGIGDKTFENLKSDISVSGTTKIDNTKAKTKSKKDEIKEKVSKKSDEVKEKKDGAKDSVKEVKDKKESPKDKAEKKSKTKKEKSKE